One part of the Sporosarcina ureae genome encodes these proteins:
- a CDS encoding HNH endonuclease — MQSFIVMQGRTYHEEREVGIIWTPRKDRIGQEQHSWERVREVRAGDRILHYVKGYIVAMSVATSDYVIAEKPSSMRTHLEDNEEGYLVHLEYHELEIPLNVRDHFTHIEPYLPMKYSPFQQDSNGNQGYLYPCNEELLIKLVELIGELNIFVEDDEQLEFAIGIVKRTEHNTFIPMLTETESKAKTKVRLGKQKFRNELMDQWNGTCAICEIKLPALLKASHSKPWKDSTEAERLNRYNGLLLCRNHAALYDEGFIAFDGQGKIHISSQIPEEDYEKYAIHPKVKIVRMEENKYYFKWHKKHMLKK; from the coding sequence ATGCAAAGTTTCATCGTCATGCAAGGACGTACATATCACGAAGAACGAGAAGTAGGAATCATTTGGACACCCCGAAAAGATCGTATTGGACAAGAGCAACATTCATGGGAGCGCGTAAGGGAAGTGCGTGCAGGAGATCGGATCCTGCATTACGTGAAAGGATATATTGTCGCAATGAGCGTGGCTACATCTGACTATGTGATCGCAGAAAAGCCTTCGAGTATGAGGACACATCTAGAAGACAATGAAGAAGGATATCTAGTTCACTTAGAGTATCATGAGTTAGAAATTCCATTAAATGTTCGCGATCATTTTACTCATATCGAACCTTACCTCCCGATGAAATATTCTCCATTCCAACAAGATTCAAATGGAAATCAAGGCTACCTATATCCGTGTAATGAAGAATTATTGATTAAGTTAGTGGAACTGATTGGTGAGTTGAATATTTTTGTAGAAGATGACGAACAGTTGGAATTTGCTATTGGGATTGTGAAAAGAACCGAACATAATACGTTCATCCCTATGTTGACTGAAACGGAATCGAAAGCTAAAACGAAAGTGCGGCTAGGCAAACAGAAGTTCAGAAATGAATTGATGGATCAATGGAATGGTACATGTGCGATTTGTGAAATTAAGCTACCCGCTTTGTTGAAAGCTAGTCATTCCAAGCCCTGGAAGGATAGCACTGAAGCGGAAAGATTAAATCGGTATAATGGGCTATTACTATGCCGTAATCATGCGGCACTATATGACGAAGGTTTCATCGCATTCGATGGTCAGGGAAAGATCCATATTTCTTCGCAAATTCCGGAAGAGGATTATGAGAAGTATGCAATACATCCAAAAGTGAAAATTGTACGTATGGAAGAAAATAAATATTACTTTAAATGGCATAAGAAGCATATGCTCAAAAAATAA
- a CDS encoding S26 family signal peptidase — protein sequence MNDFKRKLDQMMGDTTEQERRIKQRVHDDLQPSRKRQFSWQALLVTAALPVVALLLVFNLMPDNQISSDQGPGTPYDPLDDMALISALQKKEQLSSIDYEEFSSLPEAKEVDGLLYVDDESFSLQFSTDTYHPVLERKADLYDATVYEPGDIVKTFTNTNSHLPTYTGVYYEVVAVPGDRVVLQDGKLNINGNKLSSELMDRYTEQNVKIAGGYDQLLNAREYLLLNHFPAKGTVQGATVTPVHKIYGKLIGVATEERTESIYIDYLTDQMKSDYTAEEYFDLYLYDQLTGLNKLPESSVFAETSRIGELFLEAAYRRAIPINEDRVEIRYQYGREGVVEQAFSMGRDAKSGQWIVKN from the coding sequence TTGAATGACTTTAAACGAAAACTCGACCAAATGATGGGCGATACAACAGAACAGGAACGTCGAATTAAACAGCGCGTGCACGATGACCTCCAACCTTCGCGAAAGAGACAGTTTTCTTGGCAAGCTTTGCTCGTCACAGCGGCATTACCCGTTGTCGCCTTGTTGCTCGTGTTCAACTTGATGCCGGACAATCAAATCTCTTCTGATCAAGGACCGGGCACACCGTATGATCCACTTGACGATATGGCGTTGATTTCTGCGCTTCAAAAGAAAGAACAACTATCGTCCATTGATTACGAAGAATTTTCTTCATTGCCTGAGGCGAAGGAAGTGGACGGTCTATTATATGTCGATGATGAATCTTTTTCACTGCAATTTAGTACGGACACATATCATCCAGTTCTAGAACGTAAAGCGGATCTATACGATGCTACGGTCTATGAGCCAGGTGACATAGTGAAGACCTTTACGAATACGAATAGTCACTTGCCGACGTATACAGGTGTTTATTATGAAGTCGTGGCGGTACCTGGAGATCGTGTTGTCTTGCAAGACGGTAAGCTGAACATTAACGGCAACAAGTTATCGTCCGAGCTGATGGATCGCTATACAGAACAAAACGTCAAGATTGCTGGCGGATATGATCAGTTGTTGAACGCGCGGGAATATTTACTGCTGAACCACTTCCCGGCAAAGGGGACGGTTCAAGGAGCGACCGTCACGCCAGTGCATAAAATTTACGGTAAATTAATTGGTGTCGCAACTGAAGAAAGAACCGAGTCAATCTACATCGATTATTTGACTGATCAAATGAAGAGTGATTATACAGCCGAAGAGTACTTCGATTTGTATTTATATGATCAGCTCACCGGTTTGAATAAACTACCTGAGTCATCGGTATTCGCGGAAACGAGCAGAATCGGAGAACTATTCCTCGAGGCTGCTTATCGCAGAGCCATTCCAATCAATGAAGACAGAGTGGAAATACGTTATCAATATGGACGCGAAGGAGTCGTGGAGCAAGCGTTCTCTATGGGAAGAGACGCTAAATCTGGACAGTGGATTGTGAAAAATTGA
- a CDS encoding sigma-70 family RNA polymerase sigma factor, whose translation MNEMDQIMNEHSRYLVRIAYLYVKNWSTAEDVVQEVFVTYFQKSDQFRNEASLKTYLTKMTANRAKDYLRSWKHKKDVVFETIFVSTKSSEEQIIEQEQLASLEKHLFQLPLKYREPLLLYYYDEQSIAEIALFLGLNENTVKTRLRRAKLQLKGFFEDEEVDDFE comes from the coding sequence ATGAATGAAATGGATCAAATAATGAATGAGCATTCGCGTTATTTAGTACGAATCGCTTATCTATACGTGAAAAACTGGTCAACTGCTGAAGATGTCGTGCAGGAAGTCTTCGTCACGTACTTCCAGAAGAGCGACCAATTTCGCAATGAAGCCTCTCTTAAAACGTATTTGACGAAAATGACGGCGAATCGTGCAAAAGATTATTTGCGCTCCTGGAAGCATAAAAAAGATGTCGTATTTGAAACGATTTTCGTATCAACCAAAAGCTCGGAAGAACAAATCATTGAGCAAGAGCAGCTCGCTTCACTTGAAAAACACTTATTCCAACTGCCGCTGAAATATCGCGAGCCTCTACTTTTATATTATTATGACGAGCAATCGATTGCGGAAATCGCATTATTTCTAGGGCTCAATGAAAACACGGTCAAGACTCGATTACGTAGAGCAAAGTTGCAATTGAAGGGATTTTTTGAAGATGAGGAGGTGGACGACTTTGAATGA
- a CDS encoding polysaccharide deacetylase family protein yields the protein MKKIYSCVLLLASLLLFIMGDGAKWNLNEVPLFHEQPATAFAETIQSKPFITEREFEQVVTLTQNQPMYMKQENLVRIGELQANQAVAIIGEDEEYYEIRVGKMPAFIRKGQAKVEKNVIKAPLHAERLGAVKTAEETPVYSEANRESGILMQLREGYRYPVVQEENDWYIIKVGERAGYIHKSSAEMDEGLPVLLYHQVLPRKLMETEMSTISLEKFEEQMAYLANEQFTTLTSQELYDYLEGRLVIPEKALIITFDDGLLSSKKYAYPVLKQYGFTSPHHIISSRLDRGKGAPAFDGGGLLKYLDAEDLKEMTDVFQFEAHTCALHELGIESGAGLVFEHSEEEIIEDLKLNLHHVPSAISIAYPYGQYNDEFIAAAKEVGLLIGYTTVEGYANMDRSNYEVNRFGMTEKRSFKDFATYVDGDMRWP from the coding sequence ATGAAGAAAATATATAGCTGTGTGTTGTTACTAGCGAGCTTACTCTTATTTATAATGGGAGATGGAGCCAAGTGGAATTTGAATGAAGTGCCACTGTTCCATGAGCAGCCAGCCACGGCATTTGCGGAAACTATACAAAGCAAACCGTTCATTACAGAGAGAGAATTTGAACAGGTAGTCACACTTACACAAAACCAACCGATGTATATGAAGCAAGAGAATCTTGTCCGAATTGGTGAACTGCAAGCGAATCAAGCGGTTGCGATCATTGGTGAAGATGAGGAATATTACGAGATTCGAGTAGGTAAGATGCCAGCTTTTATTCGTAAAGGACAGGCAAAGGTGGAAAAGAACGTGATCAAAGCACCGTTACATGCAGAACGTCTCGGGGCAGTAAAAACAGCTGAAGAAACACCGGTCTATTCGGAAGCAAATCGTGAAAGTGGTATCCTCATGCAATTGAGGGAAGGTTATCGCTATCCAGTTGTGCAGGAAGAAAACGATTGGTATATTATCAAAGTCGGTGAACGTGCCGGCTATATTCATAAGTCATCCGCGGAAATGGATGAAGGCTTGCCGGTATTGCTGTATCACCAAGTACTGCCACGTAAACTAATGGAAACAGAAATGAGTACAATCTCACTTGAAAAATTTGAAGAGCAAATGGCGTATTTAGCCAATGAACAATTTACGACGCTGACTTCACAAGAATTGTATGATTATCTTGAAGGGCGATTAGTCATACCCGAAAAAGCTTTGATTATTACATTTGACGATGGATTATTATCATCGAAGAAATATGCGTATCCCGTCTTGAAGCAATACGGTTTTACTTCACCTCACCACATCATTTCTTCACGTTTGGACAGAGGAAAAGGGGCACCGGCATTTGACGGTGGCGGGTTGTTGAAGTATCTTGATGCGGAAGATCTGAAAGAAATGACAGATGTCTTCCAGTTTGAAGCCCACACATGCGCATTGCACGAGCTAGGGATAGAAAGCGGAGCGGGTTTAGTTTTCGAACATTCCGAAGAGGAAATTATCGAAGATTTGAAGCTGAATTTGCACCATGTACCGTCAGCTATTTCGATCGCGTATCCATATGGCCAATATAATGATGAATTTATCGCGGCTGCTAAAGAAGTAGGATTACTAATTGGCTATACAACAGTAGAAGGATATGCCAATATGGATCGTTCCAATTATGAAGTGAATCGATTTGGCATGACAGAAAAAAGGTCGTTTAAAGATTTTGCAACGTATGTTGACGGAGACATGAGATGGCCATAG
- a CDS encoding SCO family protein produces the protein MNIRILFLLLTAVFLSACSNQIETNMSEELPDFEFTTQDENTLALDDLKGDWWISYFSYTHCTTVCPRTTANMVSIQESLKEEGVTPQIVSFSIDPELDTPEILRDYARDYGADLDTMTFLTGYDFEEIRKLSVNTFKAVLEKGALGQRSHSFFFYLINPDGEIVKQYNGMSATDNDLLVEDVKTILGK, from the coding sequence ATGAATATCCGAATACTTTTTCTCCTGTTGACAGCCGTATTTCTCAGTGCTTGTTCCAATCAAATCGAAACGAATATGTCCGAAGAATTACCGGATTTCGAGTTTACTACACAAGACGAGAATACACTCGCGCTGGATGATTTGAAAGGTGATTGGTGGATTTCTTATTTTTCCTATACGCACTGTACAACAGTCTGTCCACGAACGACAGCGAATATGGTCAGTATTCAGGAGAGTTTGAAAGAAGAAGGTGTAACACCGCAAATTGTTTCGTTCAGTATCGATCCGGAATTGGATACACCTGAAATATTGCGAGATTATGCAAGAGATTATGGAGCCGACCTAGATACGATGACGTTTTTAACAGGCTATGATTTTGAAGAAATTCGTAAGTTGTCTGTGAATACATTTAAGGCGGTATTGGAAAAAGGAGCGCTCGGTCAGCGATCCCACAGCTTTTTCTTTTATTTAATTAATCCTGACGGCGAGATTGTCAAACAGTATAATGGCATGAGCGCTACGGATAATGACTTGCTAGTCGAAGATGTGAAGACGATTTTAGGGAAGTAG
- a CDS encoding GMC family oxidoreductase: MVKTLEKVDVVVVGSGWAGGIAAAELTKKGYKVVGLERGKAQKRDDFVGSKDELRYDVRKLMFQELNKETLTIRNTLDETATPNRSNDTNAINGTATGGSGVHWNGMVYRWLPTDFEIRTKTVEKYGEEIIPKDMQLQDWGIKYDELEKYYDQFEKTGGISGEPDPLRPGQRSDDYPTPPMKETDIIRTFTKAAKDLGYHPYRIASANISETYTNPDGETINACVYCAFCESFGCDFGAKADPIATVLATANKTGNYELRNNSYAVRIVHENGKAVGIKYVDTETGDEFIQPADLVVVAGFTFTNTRLMLLSEIGKPYNPKNGTGVIGSHLTAHQRNLTHTRVRGFFDEKKFNRYAGTGALGVTMDDFNVEQLDHTKLDFLHGFCLRTSQRGDRPITNNHVPAGVPSWGKEFKDKSIFYANRRIDVQQQNGALAWRENYMDLDLTYTDMFGDPLLRVTSKFHDQDRNIVRYAHQRGKELLEQMGADYITVPEITDETEFDKTSLSDHTGGGVIMGDNPETSAVNNYSQVWDMDNLFVVGASSFPLMGSSNPTATVGALAYRAAEGMIKFLEDGGGQLVKKEESAKA; encoded by the coding sequence ATGGTAAAAACATTGGAAAAAGTAGATGTAGTAGTCGTAGGTTCAGGCTGGGCAGGCGGTATTGCAGCAGCTGAATTAACGAAAAAAGGATATAAAGTAGTAGGTCTGGAGAGAGGTAAGGCACAGAAACGAGACGATTTCGTCGGTTCAAAAGATGAATTGCGTTATGATGTGCGGAAACTCATGTTCCAGGAATTGAACAAGGAAACATTGACGATTCGTAATACGCTGGATGAAACTGCGACACCAAACCGTAGTAACGATACGAATGCTATTAATGGTACTGCTACTGGCGGTTCAGGTGTTCACTGGAACGGTATGGTTTATCGCTGGCTTCCGACAGATTTCGAAATTCGCACGAAGACTGTGGAAAAGTATGGAGAGGAAATCATTCCGAAAGATATGCAACTTCAGGACTGGGGTATAAAATACGACGAACTAGAAAAGTATTATGACCAGTTTGAAAAAACGGGAGGCATCTCTGGGGAGCCCGATCCATTGCGACCAGGTCAGCGTTCAGATGATTATCCTACACCACCGATGAAAGAAACGGATATCATTCGTACATTCACGAAAGCAGCGAAAGATTTAGGGTATCACCCGTATCGTATTGCTTCTGCCAACATTTCAGAAACATATACAAATCCAGACGGCGAAACAATTAATGCGTGTGTTTACTGTGCATTTTGTGAATCGTTTGGCTGTGATTTTGGAGCGAAAGCGGATCCAATCGCTACGGTCTTGGCTACTGCCAATAAAACGGGTAATTATGAGTTACGCAATAATTCATATGCAGTCCGAATTGTACATGAAAATGGAAAAGCTGTCGGTATCAAATATGTAGATACGGAAACAGGTGATGAGTTCATCCAACCGGCTGATCTAGTCGTAGTGGCAGGATTTACATTTACGAATACGCGTTTAATGCTTTTATCGGAAATCGGGAAACCGTATAATCCGAAAAATGGAACGGGTGTGATCGGTAGTCACTTGACAGCACACCAACGTAACTTGACGCACACACGCGTACGTGGATTCTTCGATGAGAAGAAATTCAACCGCTATGCAGGTACGGGTGCACTTGGTGTGACGATGGATGATTTCAACGTGGAGCAACTGGATCATACGAAACTCGATTTCTTGCATGGTTTCTGTTTGCGTACGTCTCAAAGAGGAGATCGACCGATTACGAATAACCACGTTCCGGCAGGTGTTCCTTCTTGGGGGAAAGAATTTAAAGACAAGTCCATTTTCTATGCAAACCGTCGTATAGACGTTCAGCAACAAAATGGTGCACTCGCTTGGCGTGAAAACTATATGGACTTAGATCTGACGTATACAGATATGTTTGGTGATCCATTGCTGCGTGTTACGAGTAAGTTCCATGACCAAGACCGCAATATTGTCCGATATGCTCACCAAAGAGGAAAAGAGTTACTAGAGCAAATGGGCGCGGATTATATTACAGTTCCTGAAATTACGGATGAAACAGAATTTGATAAGACATCACTTTCCGATCATACGGGTGGCGGCGTCATCATGGGAGACAATCCTGAAACATCTGCTGTCAATAACTATTCACAAGTATGGGATATGGATAATTTATTCGTAGTAGGGGCATCTTCATTCCCATTGATGGGTAGCTCCAATCCTACAGCGACAGTTGGTGCTCTCGCGTATCGTGCAGCTGAAGGAATGATCAAGTTCCTCGAGGACGGCGGAGGCCAGTTGGTCAAAAAGGAAGAAAGCGCAAAAGCGTAA
- a CDS encoding gluconate 2-dehydrogenase subunit 3 family protein, whose protein sequence is MADNNTNNPKNTNEVSDPGRRSFVKNTGIAVGGVAGGALLGGLFTSRSKNNNNANSTADKGTAKEKRYEEARMYFTRMADFAILEQAVERIFPEDDNGPGAIELGVPYYIDKQLAGPYGSNVGDYRQGPFKGPKTSAADSSLDRGQIFINGLRAMDMESQKRFDTNFIKATEDQQLEIMTDFADDKVEVKGITSKAFFALLRSTTLEGAYCDPLYGGNRDMKGWKMKEYPVAIASYANMIEEDKFIKMDQVSLTDYQPK, encoded by the coding sequence ATGGCAGATAATAATACAAATAACCCCAAAAACACAAATGAAGTTTCAGATCCGGGCCGCCGCAGTTTCGTCAAGAACACAGGAATTGCTGTCGGTGGGGTAGCCGGTGGTGCGTTGCTTGGAGGACTATTTACAAGCCGCTCTAAAAATAACAACAACGCGAATTCCACTGCGGACAAAGGAACAGCTAAAGAGAAGCGTTATGAAGAAGCGCGTATGTATTTCACGCGCATGGCGGACTTTGCTATTTTGGAGCAAGCCGTTGAGCGAATCTTCCCTGAAGACGATAACGGTCCTGGTGCTATAGAGTTAGGCGTTCCGTATTATATTGACAAGCAACTTGCGGGTCCTTACGGGTCTAACGTTGGCGATTACAGACAAGGTCCCTTTAAAGGTCCTAAAACTTCCGCAGCAGATTCAAGCCTAGATCGTGGGCAGATTTTCATTAATGGACTGCGTGCAATGGATATGGAGAGCCAAAAGAGATTCGATACGAATTTCATTAAAGCAACAGAAGATCAACAATTAGAAATCATGACGGACTTTGCAGATGACAAAGTAGAAGTAAAAGGAATTACCTCAAAGGCATTCTTTGCACTATTGCGTTCAACTACGCTTGAAGGAGCGTACTGTGATCCCTTATATGGTGGTAACCGAGATATGAAAGGCTGGAAAATGAAAGAATATCCAGTAGCTATCGCATCTTACGCCAACATGATCGAAGAAGATAAATTTATTAAAATGGATCAGGTCAGCCTGACGGATTATCAACCTAAATAA
- a CDS encoding cell wall hydrolase, translated as MARVKYRNSDVDLMARMMRAEAEAEGNQGMLYVGNVIVNRAVADCLDFRDVRSINDVIFQIQGNNYSFEAVQKGNLFYQRARESEKRLAERTLTNWRQHPAHYALWYFNPYAPCPPTWYGQPFTGQFKNHCFYEPQPGTCDSVYMG; from the coding sequence ATGGCGAGAGTCAAATATCGAAATTCAGATGTCGACTTAATGGCAAGAATGATGAGAGCGGAAGCCGAGGCGGAAGGTAACCAAGGCATGCTATATGTTGGAAATGTAATTGTCAATCGCGCAGTAGCCGATTGTCTGGACTTCAGGGATGTGCGTTCGATCAACGATGTAATCTTCCAAATACAAGGCAATAATTATTCATTCGAAGCCGTACAAAAAGGAAACTTGTTCTACCAACGTGCAAGAGAATCTGAAAAAAGATTAGCTGAACGGACTCTAACAAACTGGCGTCAACATCCTGCCCACTATGCGCTATGGTATTTTAATCCATACGCCCCTTGCCCGCCTACTTGGTATGGTCAGCCGTTTACAGGGCAATTTAAAAATCACTGTTTCTATGAACCGCAACCTGGGACTTGTGATAGTGTCTATATGGGTTAA
- a CDS encoding CBS domain-containing protein: MQIITSHVNTDFDALASMIAAKKLYPDAQLIISDKLEGRVQRFLNIYRDVFDFVPSARIDWNQVTEMIIVDVASLSRIGRLPDDFDVSKRKVIIYDHHQKGEKDLAYDEGTVELTGAAVTLLLEEIQRKNVSITSFEASLFGLGLYTDTGNFTYANTTVRDMKAAAYLLEQGMSLEMVGSFAEESLTSDQQDLLDQLLTHTEIHEVDGLEIAVSTHELDSFLNGLALITTKVLGVKGTDAVITVVKMKNTVCVVGRANSERITLQPILKKLGGGGHKHAGSATVKKGDKDAILEEINNSMSTMLRPAITAKELMTSPVKTLTPDTTIEEAGHRMYRYGHSGYPVVENNKLVGLITRRDLDKANHHGLGHAPVKAYMTTKIYSIGPDASLEEIQELVIKHNIGRLPVLIDGEIVGIVTRSNIIEVLYSDMTADKQTENTSPTTELIEKMDKHMSEEVSQLLKDIGETASRIHTPAYLIGGIVRDILLDKPNYDIDIVAEGNGIELAKSMMETHGGEVVEHESFGTATWNTPSGLSIDMVSSRLEYYEQPAALPEVEISILEDDLQRRDFTINAMAIRLNTEAFGELIDPFGGQEDLRQKKIKILHNISFIEDPTRIFRAVRFEERFGFSMDEQTEKLALESIDKVIHLSPQRINEEMIRLFTEGRPQEVIRRLFELKVWQQFGVSEKQLGASVMAASNLEKLYNEQVRQIANLKIGEKPSWFNYFLLPFYCNDSLYAAEKFTLRKNRRKLLEEITALQRHDQWNAAKQSGDYHLFLHDFSDEAILFILVADEVAHLESVIDYLYKRNQLQNLLSGGDLMKAGLKPGPAFAKILLLLEVSQLNGDIASKDDALKWLEEYLCKN; the protein is encoded by the coding sequence GTGCAAATTATTACATCACACGTCAATACTGACTTTGACGCGCTCGCTTCAATGATTGCGGCGAAAAAGCTGTATCCGGATGCACAGTTGATCATTTCCGATAAGCTGGAAGGTCGCGTACAACGTTTCTTGAATATTTACCGAGATGTCTTCGACTTCGTGCCAAGCGCTCGTATTGATTGGAATCAAGTAACAGAAATGATTATCGTGGACGTCGCTTCACTTTCTAGAATCGGTAGACTCCCCGATGATTTCGACGTCTCAAAACGCAAAGTCATTATTTATGACCACCATCAAAAAGGCGAAAAGGACCTAGCATACGATGAAGGGACTGTGGAACTTACAGGGGCTGCTGTGACATTGCTTCTTGAGGAAATCCAGAGAAAGAACGTATCGATCACAAGTTTTGAAGCTTCCTTATTCGGTCTCGGCTTGTATACAGACACAGGAAACTTTACATACGCGAATACAACGGTCCGTGACATGAAAGCTGCTGCTTATTTACTCGAACAAGGAATGAGCCTTGAGATGGTTGGCAGTTTCGCGGAGGAATCATTAACTTCAGACCAGCAAGATTTGTTGGATCAATTGCTTACACATACAGAAATTCATGAAGTCGATGGTCTTGAAATTGCAGTCAGTACGCATGAGTTGGATAGCTTCTTGAACGGTTTGGCATTGATTACCACCAAAGTACTGGGTGTGAAAGGAACGGATGCGGTCATTACTGTCGTCAAAATGAAAAATACGGTATGCGTCGTAGGGCGTGCAAATTCTGAACGTATTACACTGCAACCTATCCTGAAAAAACTAGGCGGCGGAGGTCACAAGCATGCAGGTTCCGCCACTGTGAAAAAAGGAGATAAAGACGCCATTCTTGAGGAAATCAACAATAGTATGAGTACAATGTTGCGCCCTGCGATTACTGCAAAAGAGTTGATGACGTCGCCTGTCAAAACACTAACGCCTGATACAACGATCGAAGAAGCAGGCCATCGCATGTATCGATACGGGCATTCAGGCTACCCTGTCGTCGAAAACAATAAATTGGTCGGTTTAATTACGAGACGTGATCTAGATAAAGCAAATCACCACGGACTCGGTCATGCACCGGTGAAGGCATATATGACGACTAAAATCTATTCAATCGGACCCGATGCTTCACTTGAAGAAATACAGGAACTCGTCATCAAGCATAATATCGGTCGCTTACCTGTGCTAATTGACGGAGAAATCGTTGGGATTGTCACACGGTCGAATATTATCGAAGTGCTCTATAGCGATATGACAGCTGACAAGCAAACAGAAAACACGTCCCCTACCACTGAACTGATTGAAAAGATGGACAAGCATATGAGTGAAGAAGTTTCGCAATTGCTAAAAGACATCGGTGAAACGGCTAGCCGCATCCATACACCTGCCTACTTAATCGGTGGGATTGTACGGGATATTTTACTCGACAAGCCGAATTATGACATCGATATTGTGGCGGAAGGCAATGGAATCGAACTGGCGAAAAGTATGATGGAAACCCATGGCGGTGAAGTAGTGGAACATGAAAGCTTCGGCACTGCGACGTGGAATACCCCGTCCGGCCTATCCATTGATATGGTATCGTCAAGGCTCGAATATTACGAACAGCCAGCTGCTTTACCTGAAGTTGAAATCTCCATTCTCGAAGATGATCTGCAACGACGTGATTTCACGATCAATGCGATGGCAATCCGTTTGAATACGGAAGCGTTTGGTGAGTTGATCGATCCGTTTGGCGGACAAGAAGACTTGCGCCAAAAGAAAATCAAGATTCTCCATAATATTAGTTTCATTGAAGACCCGACACGTATTTTCCGTGCGGTACGCTTTGAAGAACGTTTCGGTTTCTCGATGGATGAGCAAACAGAAAAATTGGCACTGGAGTCAATTGATAAAGTCATCCACTTGTCACCGCAGCGTATTAATGAAGAAATGATTCGTTTATTCACAGAAGGCAGACCACAAGAAGTCATTCGTCGCCTATTTGAATTAAAAGTTTGGCAACAGTTTGGTGTCAGCGAGAAACAGTTAGGTGCTTCCGTCATGGCCGCTAGTAACTTAGAAAAGCTGTACAACGAACAAGTACGTCAAATCGCAAATCTAAAAATCGGTGAAAAACCAAGTTGGTTCAATTACTTCTTGTTGCCGTTCTACTGTAATGATAGCTTGTATGCAGCGGAAAAATTCACACTGCGAAAAAACCGTAGGAAGCTGTTGGAAGAAATCACGGCATTGCAGCGGCATGATCAATGGAATGCAGCAAAACAATCTGGAGACTACCACTTGTTCCTTCACGATTTTTCTGACGAAGCAATCCTGTTTATCCTAGTGGCGGATGAAGTAGCGCACCTGGAATCCGTCATTGATTATTTGTACAAACGCAACCAACTTCAAAATCTATTGTCGGGTGGCGATTTAATGAAAGCCGGACTCAAGCCTGGACCAGCATTCGCTAAGATCTT